A single region of the Pygocentrus nattereri isolate fPygNat1 chromosome 27, fPygNat1.pri, whole genome shotgun sequence genome encodes:
- the gmnn gene encoding geminin → MSSARKMKQAENPCENIKKFFAAQASGASSGRRTLQVLQPSAVNKNLGKITGTVRAVPKRKLLSADQVKGSKRVKAEVAVKTTDPENENLPEGIPQEAYELMVKETPSSAYWKEVAEERRKALFNVLQENEKLHKEIETKDEQIAQLKSENDELQELAQHVQHMADMIERLTGKSPDNLEELREIAFDSVDNEDAEEQYEDDCEDKDEEPDLGEQNDE, encoded by the exons ATGAGCTCTGCCAGAAAAATGAAGCAAGCAGAGAATCCTTGTGAAAATATAAAG AAGTTTTTTGCAGCACAAGCATCAGGTGCCTCATCGGGGAGGAGAACACTGCAAGTCCTTCAGCCATCTGCAGTTAATAAGAACCTTGGCAAGATAACTGGG ACTGTGAGGGCTGTTCCTAAGAGGAAGCTGTTGAGTGCAGACCAGGTGAAGGGCTCAAAGAGGGTTAAAGCTGAAGTGGCAGTAAAAACCACAGACCCAGAAAATGAGAACCTGCCTGAAGGAATCCCTCAGGAAGCCTATGAACTGATGGTCAAAG aAACTCCTTCATCTGCCTATTGGAAGGAGGTAGCAGAAGAGCGACGCAAAGCGCTGTTCAATGTTCTTCAGGAAAATGAAAAG CTGCACAAAGAGATAGAAACTAAAGACGAACAGATTGCTCAGctgaaaagtgaaaatgatGAACTTCAGGAGCTAGCACAGCATGTCCAACACATGGCTGACATGATTGAG AGGTTAACTGGTAAAAGTCCAGATAATTTGGAGGAGTTGCGAGAGATTGCCTTTGATTCAGTGGATAATGAGGATGCAGAGGAGCAGTATGAAGATGACTGTGAAGATAAGGATGAAGAACCAGACTTGGGTGAAcaaaatgatgaatga
- the c27h6orf62 gene encoding uncharacterized protein C6orf62 homolog, with protein MGDPTSRRNQTRNRLRAQLRKKRESLADQFDFKIYIAFVFKEKKKKSALFEVAEVVPVMTNNYEENILKGVKESSYSLESSLELLQKDVVQLHAPRYQSMRRDVIGCTQEMDFILWPRNDIEKIVCLLFSRWKGADHEPFRPVQAKFEFHHGDYEKQFLHAVGRKDKAGMVMNNPNQSVFLFLDRQHLQTPKTKATVFKLCSLCLYLPQDQLTCWGVGDIEDHLRPYMPD; from the exons ATGGGAGACCCAACATCTCGAAGAAATCAAACGAGAAACCGACTCCGTGCCCAGCTACGGAAGAAAAGGGAATCTTTGGCTGACCAGTTCGACTTCAAAATCTACATTGCCTTCGTGTTTAAGGAAAAG AAAAAGAAGTCTGCTCTTTTTGAGGTAGCTGAGGTGGTACCTGTGATGACCAACAACTATGAAGAAAATATCCTCAAAGGAGTGAAGGAATCGAGCTACTCTTTAGAAAGTTCATTGGAACTTCTTCAAAAAGATGTTGTGCAGTTGCATGCCCCTCGCTACCAGTCAATGCGCAGG GATGTAATAGGTTGCACCCAGGAGATGGACTTCATCCTTTGGCCCCGCAACGATATTGAGAAGATAGTCTGTCTTCTGTTCTCCAGATGGAAGGGAGCTGACCATGAACCATTCAGGCCTGTTCAG GCAAAGTTTGAATTTCACCATGGAGACTATGAGAAACAGTTTTTGCATGCTGTTGGCCGGAAGGACAAAGCTGGGATGGTTATGAACAACCCAAATCAGTCTGTATTTCTTTTCTTGGACAGACAGCACTTGCAG ACTCCAAAAACCAAGGCCACAGTTTTCAAGTTGTGCAGCCTATGCCTCTACCTGCCACAGGATCAGCTGACCTGTTGGGGGGTTGGGGATATCGAAGACCACCTCCGTCCATACATGCCAGACTAG
- the acot13 gene encoding acyl-coenzyme A thioesterase 13, with amino-acid sequence MASLSLNSLKQVLRAMVDSPGFDRVLKKVEIVSASPGKVVCEMKVAEEHTNRLGTLHGGLTATLVDVISTTAIMYSERGAPGVSVDMNITYMNAAKLGEDVLITAQVLKEGRTLAFATVDLINKTTGKIIAQGRHTKHLGS; translated from the exons ATGGCTTCGTTGTCTTTAAACTCGCTGAAGCAGGTCTTGCGGGCCATGGTGGACAGTCCTGGGTTTGACCGCGTTTTGAAAAAG GTTGAAATCGTGTCAGCTAGTCCTGGTAAGGTGGTCTGCGAGATGAAGGTGGCAGAGGAGCACACAAACCGATTAGGGACGCTGCACGGAGGCCTGACTGCCACTCTGGTTGATGTTATTTCCACAACTGCCATTATGTACAGCGAGAGAGGCGCCCCGGGAGTTAGTGTTGACATGAACATCAC GTACATGAACGCAGCCAAACTTGGTGAAGACGTCTTGATCACCGCCCAGGTTTTAAAGGAAGGAAGAACTCTGGCATTCGCTACTGTGGATCTCATAAACAAAACTACCGGAAAAATAATCGCTCAGGGACGGCACACAAAGCACCTTGGCAGCTGA